From a single Pseudomonas serboccidentalis genomic region:
- the serC gene encoding 3-phosphoserine/phosphohydroxythreonine transaminase yields MSKRAYNFCAGPAALPEAVLQRAQGELLDWHGKGLSVMEMSHRSDEFVSIATQAEQDLRDLLNIPSNYKVLFLQGGASQQFAQIPLNLLPEGGSADYIDTGIWSQKAIEEASRYGHVNVAATAKPYDYFAIPGQNEWSLSKDAAYVHYAPNETIGGLEFQWIPETGDVPLVADMSSDILSRPVDVSRFGMIYAGAQKNIGPSGIVVNIIREDLLGKARALCPTMLDYKVAADNGSMYNTPPTLAWYLSGLVFQWLKEQGGVEAIARLNDVKQRTLYDFIDASGLYSNPINKSDRSWMNVPFRLADDRLDKPFLTGADARGLLNLKGHRSVGGMRASIYNAVDINAVNALVAYMAEFEKEHG; encoded by the coding sequence GTGAGCAAGCGAGCCTATAACTTCTGTGCCGGTCCTGCGGCGCTTCCTGAAGCTGTCCTGCAACGTGCCCAGGGTGAACTCCTTGATTGGCACGGCAAAGGTCTGTCGGTCATGGAAATGAGCCATCGCAGCGATGAGTTCGTGTCCATTGCCACCCAGGCCGAGCAGGATCTGCGTGACCTGCTGAATATCCCGTCGAACTATAAAGTGCTGTTTCTGCAGGGTGGCGCGAGCCAGCAGTTCGCGCAGATCCCGTTGAACCTGTTGCCTGAAGGCGGCAGTGCCGACTATATCGACACCGGTATCTGGTCGCAGAAAGCCATCGAAGAAGCCTCGCGTTACGGCCACGTCAACGTTGCCGCTACCGCCAAGCCTTACGACTATTTCGCCATCCCGGGCCAGAACGAGTGGAGCCTGTCGAAAGACGCCGCCTACGTTCACTACGCGCCGAACGAAACCATTGGCGGTCTGGAGTTCCAGTGGATCCCGGAAACCGGTGATGTGCCGCTGGTGGCCGACATGTCCTCGGACATTCTTTCGCGCCCGGTGGATGTCTCGCGTTTCGGCATGATCTACGCCGGTGCGCAGAAAAACATCGGCCCGAGCGGCATCGTGGTCAACATCATCCGCGAAGACCTGCTGGGCAAGGCCCGCGCGCTGTGCCCGACCATGCTCGACTACAAGGTCGCGGCCGACAACGGCTCGATGTACAACACGCCGCCGACCCTGGCCTGGTACCTGTCCGGTCTGGTGTTCCAGTGGCTGAAAGAGCAGGGTGGCGTCGAAGCCATCGCCAGACTCAATGACGTCAAGCAGCGCACGCTATACGACTTCATCGACGCCAGCGGTCTCTACAGCAACCCGATCAACAAGTCGGATCGCTCGTGGATGAACGTGCCGTTCCGTCTGGCTGACGATCGTCTGGACAAGCCGTTCCTGACCGGTGCTGACGCGCGCGGTCTGCTCAACCTCAAGGGCCACCGCTCCGTGGGCGGCATGCGCGCCTCCATCTACAACGCCGTCGACATCAACGCCGTCAACGCGCTGGTGGCGTACATGGCTGAATTCGAGAAGGAACACGGCTGA
- the cmk gene encoding (d)CMP kinase produces MKNIAPVITIDGPSGSGKGTVAGILAKRLGWNLLDSGALYRLLAFAAHNHGVDLTNEELLKKLAAHLDVQFIAATEGQLQRIILEGDEVSDVIRTESVGSGASQVAALPAVREALLQRQRAFQEAPGLVADGRDMGTVVFPDAPLKIFLTASAEERARRRYLQLKGKVEGVSLSSLLDEIRARDERDTQRAVAPLKPAADAIQLDSTELSIDQVLERIMSEIAIRDIAG; encoded by the coding sequence GTGAAGAACATTGCACCGGTCATCACCATCGATGGGCCAAGCGGTTCAGGCAAAGGCACGGTAGCCGGGATTCTGGCCAAGCGTCTGGGCTGGAATCTGCTGGATTCCGGTGCGCTGTATCGCCTGCTGGCGTTTGCGGCGCACAACCATGGTGTCGACCTGACCAATGAAGAGCTGCTGAAAAAACTGGCCGCTCATCTGGATGTGCAGTTCATCGCGGCGACCGAAGGTCAGCTGCAGCGCATCATTCTTGAGGGTGATGAAGTCAGTGATGTCATTCGTACTGAAAGCGTCGGTTCCGGCGCTTCTCAGGTGGCGGCATTGCCGGCGGTACGCGAGGCGCTGCTGCAGCGCCAGCGTGCTTTTCAGGAAGCGCCGGGCCTGGTGGCCGACGGTCGCGACATGGGTACGGTGGTGTTTCCCGATGCACCGCTGAAGATTTTCCTCACCGCCAGTGCCGAGGAACGGGCGCGCCGCCGATATTTGCAGTTGAAGGGCAAAGTCGAGGGTGTTAGTCTGTCGAGTCTGCTAGATGAGATCCGTGCACGCGACGAGCGTGATACCCAGCGCGCAGTAGCCCCGCTAAAGCCGGCGGCTGACGCGATACAGCTGGATTCCACGGAGTTGTCCATCGATCAGGTGCTTGAACGCATCATGAGCGAGATCGCCATTCGCGATATCGCCGGGTGA
- the ihfB gene encoding integration host factor subunit beta — protein sequence MTKSELIERIVTHQGLLSSKDVELAIKTMLEQMSQCLATGDRIEIRGFGSFSLHYRAPRVGRNPKTGQSVSLDGKFVPHFKPGKELRDRVNEEEEGI from the coding sequence ATGACGAAGTCGGAGTTGATCGAACGAATTGTCACCCATCAAGGGCTACTCTCATCCAAGGATGTGGAGCTGGCCATCAAGACCATGCTTGAACAAATGTCCCAATGTCTGGCCACAGGTGATCGCATCGAGATCCGTGGATTTGGCAGCTTCTCCCTGCACTACCGTGCGCCGCGTGTCGGTCGCAATCCCAAGACCGGCCAGTCGGTCAGCCTGGATGGCAAGTTCGTTCCGCATTTCAAACCGGGCAAGGAATTGCGCGATCGGGTGAACGAAGAGGAGGAGGGGATTTGA
- the pheA gene encoding prephenate dehydratase: protein MSEQELKALRVRIDALDEKVLELISERARCAQEVARVKMASLAEGEVPVFYRPEREAQVLKRVMERNQGPLGNEEMARLFREIMSSCLALEQPLKVAYLGPEGTFTQAAAMKHFGHAVISKPMAAIDEVFREVAAGAVNFGVVPVENSTEGAVNHTLDSFLEHDMVICGEVELRIHHHLLVGENTKTDSISRIYSHAQSLAQCRKWLDAHYPNVERVAVSSNAEAAKRVKGEWNSAAIAGDMAAGLYGLTRLAEKIEDRPDNSTRFLMIGNQEVPPTGDDKTSIIVSMSNKPGALHELLVPFHDNGIDLTRIETRPSRSGKWTYVFFIDFVGHHRDPLIKGVLEKISQEAVALKVLGSYPKAVL, encoded by the coding sequence ATGTCCGAGCAAGAACTCAAGGCACTGCGCGTTCGCATTGATGCTCTGGACGAGAAAGTCCTGGAGCTGATCAGTGAGCGTGCGCGCTGCGCCCAGGAAGTCGCGCGAGTAAAGATGGCCTCGCTGGCCGAAGGCGAAGTGCCGGTGTTCTATCGTCCCGAGCGTGAAGCTCAGGTGCTCAAGCGGGTGATGGAGCGCAATCAGGGGCCGTTGGGCAACGAAGAGATGGCGCGGCTGTTCCGCGAAATCATGTCCTCGTGCCTGGCGCTCGAGCAGCCGCTGAAAGTGGCGTACCTCGGCCCTGAGGGCACCTTCACCCAAGCGGCGGCCATGAAGCACTTCGGTCATGCGGTGATCAGCAAGCCGATGGCGGCGATCGACGAAGTGTTCCGTGAAGTGGCGGCGGGTGCAGTGAATTTTGGCGTGGTGCCGGTGGAGAACTCTACCGAAGGCGCGGTCAACCACACGCTCGACAGCTTCCTCGAGCACGACATGGTGATTTGCGGCGAAGTCGAGCTACGCATTCACCATCACCTGCTGGTCGGTGAAAACACCAAGACCGACAGCATCAGCCGCATCTACTCCCACGCCCAGTCGCTGGCCCAGTGCCGCAAGTGGCTGGATGCACACTACCCGAATGTCGAGCGCGTGGCGGTGTCGAGCAACGCCGAAGCCGCCAAGCGGGTCAAGGGTGAGTGGAACTCGGCAGCGATTGCCGGCGACATGGCGGCAGGGTTGTATGGGCTGACGCGTCTGGCCGAGAAGATCGAAGACCGTCCGGACAACTCGACGCGCTTCCTGATGATCGGTAACCAGGAAGTGCCGCCGACCGGCGACGACAAGACCTCGATCATCGTTTCGATGAGCAACAAGCCTGGCGCGCTCCACGAGCTGCTGGTGCCGTTCCATGACAACGGGATCGACCTGACCCGGATCGAAACCCGTCCGTCGCGCAGCGGCAAATGGACCTACGTGTTCTTCATCGACTTCGTCGGCCACCACCGTGATCCGTTGATCAAGGGTGTGCTGGAAAAGATCAGTCAGGAAGCAGTAGCACTCAAGGTGCTGGGTTCCTACCCGAAAGCAGTTCTCTAA
- the hisC gene encoding histidinol-phosphate transaminase — protein MSGNFLALAQPGVQQLSPYVPGKPVDELARELDLDPAKIVKLASNENPLGASPKALAAIREELAELTRYPDGNGFALKSLLAEQCRVELNQVTLGNGSNDILELVARAYLAPGLNAVFSEHAFAVYPIATQAVGAEAKVVPAKDWGHDLPAMLAAIDANTRVVFIANPNNPTGTWFGAEALDEFLQDVPEHVLVVLDEAYIEYAEGSDLPDGLDFLAAYPNLLVSRTFSKAYGLAALRVGYGLSTAVVADVLNRVRQPFNVNSLALAAACAALKDEEYLAQSRQLNESGMQQLQAGFRELGLNWIESKGNFICVDLGQVAAPIFQGLLREGVIVRPVANYGMPNHLRVTIGLPAENSRFLEALRKVLARG, from the coding sequence ATGAGTGGCAACTTCCTCGCTCTGGCACAGCCGGGCGTGCAACAACTTTCGCCGTACGTCCCGGGCAAGCCTGTGGACGAACTGGCGCGTGAGCTGGACCTGGATCCTGCGAAAATCGTCAAGCTGGCGAGCAACGAAAACCCGCTGGGCGCCAGCCCGAAAGCGCTGGCCGCGATCCGCGAAGAGCTGGCCGAGCTGACCCGTTATCCGGACGGCAACGGCTTTGCGCTGAAATCCCTGCTGGCCGAGCAGTGCCGCGTCGAGCTGAACCAGGTCACCCTGGGCAACGGCTCCAACGACATTCTCGAGTTGGTGGCGCGTGCCTATCTGGCGCCGGGTCTGAACGCGGTGTTCAGCGAACACGCTTTCGCTGTCTATCCGATTGCCACTCAGGCGGTTGGCGCCGAAGCCAAAGTGGTTCCGGCCAAGGATTGGGGGCATGACCTGCCGGCCATGCTTGCAGCCATCGACGCCAACACCCGCGTGGTGTTCATCGCCAACCCGAACAACCCGACCGGTACCTGGTTCGGCGCCGAAGCGCTGGACGAATTCCTGCAGGATGTGCCGGAGCACGTGCTGGTGGTGCTGGACGAGGCGTACATCGAGTACGCCGAAGGCAGTGATCTGCCGGATGGTCTGGATTTCCTCGCGGCCTATCCGAACCTGCTGGTGTCGCGCACCTTTTCCAAGGCCTACGGTCTGGCGGCGCTGCGCGTGGGTTATGGCCTGTCCACCGCTGTCGTGGCGGACGTGCTGAACCGCGTGCGCCAGCCGTTCAACGTCAACAGCCTGGCGCTGGCCGCTGCCTGTGCGGCGTTGAAGGACGAAGAGTATCTGGCGCAAAGCCGTCAGCTCAACGAATCCGGCATGCAGCAGCTGCAAGCAGGTTTCCGTGAGCTGGGCCTGAACTGGATCGAGTCCAAGGGCAACTTCATCTGTGTCGATCTTGGTCAGGTGGCGGCGCCGATTTTCCAGGGCTTGCTGCGTGAAGGCGTAATCGTGCGTCCGGTAGCCAACTACGGCATGCCGAACCACCTGCGGGTGACCATCGGTCTGCCAGCGGAAAACAGTCGCTTCCTCGAAGCGCTGCGTAAGGTTCTGGCTCGTGGGTGA
- the rpsA gene encoding 30S ribosomal protein S1 yields MSESFAELFEESLKTLNLQAGSIITGVIVDIDYQARWVTVHAGLKSEALIPLEQFYNDAGDLTINVGDEVHVALDSVEDGFGETKLSREKAKRAECWIVLEAAFAAEEVVKGVINGKVKGGFTVDVNGIRAFLPGSLVDVRPVRDTTHLEGKELEFKVIKLDQKRNNVVVSRRSVLEAENSAEREALLESLQEGQQVKGIVKNLTDYGAFVDLGGVDGLLHITDMAWKRIKHPSEIVNVGDEIDVKVLKYDRERNRVSLGLKQLGEDPWVAIKARYPESTRVTARVTNLTDYGCFAELEEGVEGLVHVSEMDWTNKNIHPSKVVQVGDEVEVMVLDIDEERRRISLGIKQCKSNPWEDFSGQFNKGDKISGTIKSITDFGIFIGLDGGIDGLVHLSDISWNEVGEEAVRRFKKGDELDTVILSVDPERERISLGIKQLESDPFSEYVSVNDKGAIVKGTVKEVDAKGAIIVLADDIEATLKASEISRDRVEDARNVLKEGQEVEAKIISVDRKSRVIQLSIKSKDDAEEKEAIQSLNSVQEAPADTTMAALLKQAMAKQN; encoded by the coding sequence ATGAGCGAAAGCTTTGCGGAACTCTTTGAAGAAAGCCTAAAGACCCTGAACCTTCAGGCAGGCTCCATCATCACCGGTGTTATCGTTGATATCGATTACCAGGCTCGCTGGGTAACCGTTCACGCTGGTCTGAAGTCTGAAGCACTCATCCCGCTGGAACAGTTCTACAACGACGCTGGTGACCTGACTATCAATGTCGGTGACGAAGTTCACGTTGCTCTGGATTCGGTTGAAGACGGTTTCGGTGAAACCAAGCTGTCCCGTGAAAAAGCCAAGCGCGCTGAATGCTGGATCGTTCTGGAAGCAGCCTTCGCAGCTGAGGAAGTGGTCAAGGGCGTTATCAACGGTAAGGTTAAAGGCGGCTTCACTGTCGACGTTAACGGCATCCGTGCGTTCCTGCCAGGTTCCCTGGTTGACGTCCGTCCAGTGCGCGACACCACGCACCTGGAAGGCAAAGAGCTGGAATTCAAGGTCATCAAGCTGGACCAGAAGCGCAACAACGTTGTCGTTTCCCGTCGTAGCGTCCTGGAAGCCGAGAACTCCGCCGAGCGTGAAGCTCTGCTGGAATCCCTGCAGGAAGGCCAGCAAGTCAAAGGTATCGTCAAAAACCTCACCGATTACGGCGCATTCGTCGATCTGGGTGGCGTGGACGGCCTGCTGCACATCACCGACATGGCGTGGAAGCGTATCAAGCATCCTTCCGAAATCGTCAACGTTGGTGACGAAATCGACGTCAAGGTTCTGAAATACGATCGCGAACGCAACCGTGTTTCCCTGGGCCTGAAGCAACTGGGCGAAGATCCATGGGTTGCTATCAAAGCCCGTTACCCAGAAAGCACTCGCGTTACCGCTCGTGTAACCAACCTGACCGACTACGGCTGCTTCGCTGAGCTGGAAGAAGGCGTTGAAGGTCTGGTACACGTTTCGGAAATGGACTGGACCAACAAGAACATCCACCCTTCGAAAGTCGTACAAGTCGGCGACGAAGTGGAAGTTATGGTTCTGGACATCGACGAAGAGCGTCGTCGTATCTCCTTGGGCATCAAGCAGTGCAAGTCGAACCCATGGGAAGACTTCTCTGGCCAGTTCAACAAGGGCGACAAGATCTCCGGCACCATCAAGTCGATCACCGATTTCGGTATCTTCATTGGTCTGGACGGCGGCATCGACGGTCTGGTTCACCTGTCCGACATCTCCTGGAACGAAGTGGGCGAAGAAGCCGTACGTCGTTTCAAGAAGGGCGACGAGCTGGACACCGTCATCCTGTCGGTTGACCCAGAGCGCGAGCGCATCTCCCTGGGCATCAAGCAACTGGAAAGCGATCCGTTCTCCGAGTACGTCTCGGTTAACGACAAAGGCGCTATCGTTAAAGGCACCGTGAAAGAAGTTGACGCCAAAGGCGCCATCATCGTTCTGGCTGACGACATCGAAGCGACCCTGAAAGCCTCCGAAATCAGCCGTGACCGCGTTGAAGACGCGCGCAACGTTCTGAAAGAAGGCCAGGAAGTTGAAGCCAAGATCATCAGCGTTGACCGCAAGAGCCGCGTAATCCAGCTCTCGATCAAGTCGAAAGACGACGCTGAAGAGAAAGAAGCTATCCAGAGCCTGAACTCTGTTCAGGAAGCTCCAGCCGATACCACTATGGCTGCTCTGCTGAAGCAAGCAATGGCCAAGCAGAACTAA
- the gyrA gene encoding DNA gyrase subunit A, with amino-acid sequence MGELAKEILPVNIEDELKQSYLDYAMSVIVGRALPDARDGLKPVHRRVLFAMSELGNDFNKPYKKSARVVGDVIGKYHPHGDTAVYDTIVRMAQPFSLRYLLVDGQGNFGSVDGDNAAAMRYTEVRMTKLAHELLADLHKETVDWVPNYDGTELIPAVMPTRVPNLLVNGSSGIAVGMATNIPPHNLGEVIDGCLALIDNPELTVDELMQYIPGPDFPTAAIINGRAGIIEAYRTGRGRIYMRARSIIEDIDKVGGRQQIVITELPYQLNKARLIEKIAELVKEKKLEGITELRDESDKDGMRVVIELRRGEVPEVILNNLYAQTQLQSVFGINIVALIDGRPRILNLKDLLEAFVRHRREVVTRRTVFELRKARERGHILEGQAVALSNIDPVIALIKASPTPSEAKEALVSTPWESSAVVAMVERAGADSCRPENLDPQYGLREGKYFLSPEQAQAILELRLHRLTGLEHEKLLAEYQEILNQIGELIRILNSAVRLMEVIREELEVIRAEYGDVRRTEILDARLDLTLGDMIPEEERVVTISHGGYAKTQPLAAYQAQRRGGKGKSATGVKDEDYIAHLLVANSHTTLLLFSSKGKVYWLKTYEIPEASRAARGRPLVNLLPLDDGEYITTMLPVEEYTEGHYIFMATANGTVKKTPLESFSRQRSVGLIALELDEGDVLISAAITDGEREVMLFSDGGKVTRFKESDVRAMGRTARGVRGMRLPEGQKLISMLIPEEGSQILTASERGYGKRTAITEFPEYKRGGQGVIAMVSNERNGRLVGAVQVLDGEEIMLISDQGTLVRTRVDEVSSLGRNTQGVTLIKLAKDETLVGLERVQEPSEVEGDEFEGEEGAEFEGEVVIDDVAEDQQLDAAADEEPQE; translated from the coding sequence ATGGGCGAACTGGCCAAAGAAATCCTCCCGGTCAATATCGAAGACGAGCTGAAACAGTCCTACCTCGACTACGCGATGAGCGTAATCGTCGGCCGTGCACTGCCGGATGCGCGCGATGGCCTCAAGCCCGTGCACCGTCGCGTACTGTTCGCGATGAGCGAGCTGGGCAACGACTTCAACAAGCCGTACAAGAAATCTGCCCGTGTTGTCGGTGACGTAATCGGTAAGTATCACCCGCACGGTGATACCGCGGTGTACGACACCATCGTCCGCATGGCTCAGCCTTTCTCCCTGCGCTACCTGCTGGTTGATGGTCAGGGCAACTTCGGTTCGGTCGACGGCGACAACGCCGCGGCCATGCGATACACCGAAGTGCGCATGACCAAGCTGGCGCACGAGCTGCTGGCCGACCTGCACAAGGAAACCGTGGACTGGGTGCCGAACTACGACGGCACCGAACTGATCCCGGCGGTCATGCCGACGCGCGTGCCGAACCTGCTGGTCAACGGCTCCAGCGGTATCGCCGTGGGCATGGCGACCAACATTCCGCCGCACAACCTCGGTGAAGTCATCGACGGTTGCCTGGCCCTCATCGACAACCCTGAGCTGACCGTCGATGAGCTGATGCAATACATCCCGGGTCCGGACTTCCCGACCGCCGCGATCATCAACGGTCGTGCCGGCATCATCGAAGCCTACCGTACCGGTCGCGGCCGCATTTACATGCGTGCGCGCTCGATCATCGAGGACATCGACAAGGTCGGTGGCCGTCAGCAGATCGTCATCACCGAACTGCCTTACCAGCTGAACAAGGCGCGTCTGATCGAAAAGATCGCCGAGCTGGTAAAAGAGAAGAAGCTCGAAGGCATCACCGAACTGCGCGACGAGTCCGACAAGGACGGTATGCGCGTCGTGATCGAGCTGCGTCGCGGTGAAGTGCCTGAGGTGATCCTCAACAATCTCTACGCCCAGACCCAGCTGCAATCGGTATTCGGCATCAACATCGTGGCGCTGATCGACGGTCGTCCGCGGATCCTTAACCTCAAGGATCTGCTGGAAGCCTTCGTTCGTCACCGTCGCGAAGTGGTCACCCGCCGTACCGTGTTCGAACTGCGCAAGGCCCGCGAGCGTGGTCACATCCTCGAAGGCCAGGCCGTCGCCCTGTCGAACATCGACCCGGTGATCGCCCTGATCAAGGCTTCGCCGACCCCGTCGGAAGCGAAAGAAGCGCTGGTCAGCACCCCTTGGGAATCCAGCGCAGTCGTGGCGATGGTTGAGCGTGCCGGCGCCGATTCGTGCCGCCCGGAAAACCTCGATCCGCAATACGGTCTGCGCGAAGGCAAGTACTTCCTGTCGCCAGAGCAGGCGCAAGCCATTCTGGAACTGCGTCTGCACCGTCTGACCGGTCTGGAGCACGAGAAGCTGCTGGCCGAGTACCAAGAGATCCTCAACCAGATTGGTGAGCTGATCCGCATCCTCAACAGCGCCGTGCGCCTGATGGAAGTGATCCGCGAAGAGCTGGAAGTGATCCGCGCCGAATACGGCGACGTGCGCCGCACCGAAATTCTCGATGCGCGTCTCGACCTGACCCTGGGTGACATGATCCCGGAAGAAGAGCGCGTCGTGACCATTTCCCACGGTGGCTACGCCAAGACCCAGCCATTGGCTGCGTACCAGGCTCAGCGTCGTGGCGGCAAAGGCAAGTCGGCGACCGGCGTCAAGGATGAGGACTACATCGCTCACCTGCTGGTTGCCAACAGTCACACCACGTTGCTGTTGTTCTCCAGCAAGGGCAAGGTGTACTGGCTCAAGACTTACGAGATTCCGGAAGCATCCCGCGCCGCCCGTGGTCGTCCGCTGGTCAACCTGCTGCCGCTGGATGACGGTGAATACATCACCACCATGCTGCCGGTCGAGGAATACACCGAAGGTCACTACATCTTCATGGCGACCGCCAACGGCACCGTCAAGAAGACCCCGCTGGAATCCTTCAGTCGTCAGCGCAGCGTCGGTCTGATCGCGCTGGAGCTGGACGAAGGCGACGTGCTGATTTCCGCTGCCATCACCGATGGCGAGCGTGAAGTGATGCTGTTCTCCGACGGCGGCAAGGTCACGCGCTTCAAAGAGTCCGACGTTCGTGCCATGGGCCGTACCGCCCGCGGTGTGCGCGGCATGCGTCTGCCGGAAGGTCAGAAGCTGATTTCGATGCTGATCCCGGAAGAAGGCAGCCAGATCCTCACCGCTTCCGAGCGTGGTTATGGCAAGCGCACCGCGATCACCGAGTTCCCTGAGTACAAGCGTGGCGGCCAGGGCGTTATTGCCATGGTCAGCAACGAGCGTAACGGCCGTCTGGTCGGTGCGGTTCAGGTGCTCGATGGCGAAGAAATCATGCTGATTTCCGATCAGGGCACCCTGGTGCGTACCCGTGTCGACGAAGTGTCGAGCCTGGGTCGTAACACGCAAGGTGTAACCCTGATCAAGCTGGCCAAGGATGAAACCCTGGTCGGTCTGGAGCGGGTTCAGGAGCCATCGGAAGTCGAGGGCGACGAGTTTGAAGGTGAAGAGGGTGCCGAGTTCGAGGGTGAGGTCGTGATCGACGACGTTGCCGAGGACCAGCAACTCGACGCCGCTGCTGACGAAGAGCCGCAGGAATAA
- a CDS encoding bifunctional prephenate dehydrogenase/3-phosphoshikimate 1-carboxyvinyltransferase, whose translation MIGRLVVVGLGLIGGSFAKGLRESGICREVVGVDLDPQSRKLAVELGVVDRCEDDLVAACQGADVIQLAVPILAMEKVLARLASVDLGQAILTDVGSAKGNVVRAATEAFGGMPARFVPGHPIAGSEQSGVEASNAELFRRHKVILTPLEQTDPAALAVVDRLWRELGADVEHMQVERHDEVLAATSHLPHLLAFGLVDSLAKRNENLEIFRYAAGGFRDFTRIAGSDPVMWHDIFLANREAVLRTLDTFRSDLDALRDAVDAGDGHQLLGVFTRARVAREHFSKILARRAYVDAMNSNDLIFLAQPGGRLSGRIRVPGDKSISHRSIMLGSLAEGVTEVEGFLEGEDALATLQAFRDMGVVIEGPHHGRVTIHGVGLHGLKPAPGPIYLGNSGTSMRLLSGLLAAQSFDSTLTGDASLSKRPMNRVANPLREMGAVIETAAEGRPPMTIRGGHKLKGLTYTMPMASAQVKSCLLLAGLYAEGKTTVTEPAPTRDHTERMLRGFGYPVSVDGATASVESGGKLTATHIEVPGDISSSAFFLVAASIAEGSELVLEHVGINPTRTGVIDILRLMGADITLENQREVGGEPVADLRVRAAKLKGIEIPEALVPLAIDEFPVLFVAAACAEGRTVLTGAEELRVKESDRIQVMADGLLALGVKCQPTPDGIIIDGGQIGGGEVHGHGDHRIAMAFSVASLRATAPIRIHDCANVATSFPNFLALCAQVGIRVAQEAQS comes from the coding sequence ATGATCGGTCGCCTTGTGGTGGTCGGTCTGGGGTTGATCGGTGGTTCGTTTGCCAAAGGCTTGCGTGAAAGCGGTATCTGCCGCGAAGTGGTCGGGGTCGATCTCGACCCGCAATCGCGCAAGCTGGCGGTCGAGTTGGGTGTGGTGGATCGTTGTGAAGACGACCTGGTCGCTGCCTGTCAGGGCGCCGACGTGATTCAACTGGCGGTGCCGATTCTGGCCATGGAGAAAGTGCTGGCCCGTCTGGCGAGCGTTGATCTGGGGCAGGCGATTCTGACCGATGTCGGCAGTGCCAAAGGCAATGTGGTGCGGGCGGCGACCGAGGCGTTCGGCGGCATGCCGGCGCGTTTCGTGCCGGGCCATCCGATTGCCGGTTCCGAGCAGAGCGGGGTGGAAGCTTCCAATGCCGAGCTGTTCCGTCGGCACAAGGTGATTCTGACTCCGCTCGAGCAAACCGATCCGGCAGCGCTGGCCGTTGTCGATCGCTTGTGGCGCGAATTGGGCGCTGACGTCGAGCACATGCAGGTCGAGCGTCACGATGAAGTGCTGGCTGCGACCAGTCATCTGCCGCACTTGCTGGCCTTCGGTCTGGTCGACTCGTTGGCCAAACGCAATGAAAACCTTGAGATCTTCCGTTACGCTGCGGGCGGTTTTCGCGATTTCACAAGAATCGCCGGAAGCGACCCGGTGATGTGGCACGACATCTTTCTCGCCAACCGCGAGGCTGTCCTGCGCACACTCGATACATTTCGCAGCGACCTCGACGCCTTGCGCGACGCGGTCGATGCAGGGGATGGGCACCAATTGTTGGGCGTCTTCACGCGCGCCCGGGTTGCCCGCGAGCATTTCAGTAAAATCCTGGCCCGCAGGGCCTATGTGGACGCTATGAATTCCAACGATCTGATTTTCCTGGCTCAACCTGGTGGCCGCCTGTCCGGTCGGATTCGCGTACCAGGTGACAAATCGATTTCCCACCGTTCGATCATGCTTGGCTCGCTGGCCGAAGGCGTGACCGAAGTCGAAGGTTTCCTTGAAGGCGAAGATGCCTTGGCGACCTTGCAGGCGTTCCGTGACATGGGTGTGGTCATTGAAGGCCCGCACCACGGTCGCGTGACCATTCACGGCGTCGGCCTGCACGGTCTGAAGCCTGCGCCGGGCCCGATCTATCTGGGCAACTCCGGTACCTCGATGCGTCTGCTGTCCGGCCTGCTGGCTGCGCAGAGTTTCGACAGCACCCTGACGGGCGATGCTTCGCTGTCCAAGCGGCCGATGAATCGTGTGGCCAATCCGCTGCGTGAAATGGGCGCGGTGATCGAAACCGCTGCCGAAGGTCGTCCACCGATGACCATTCGTGGCGGTCACAAGCTCAAAGGCCTGACCTACACCATGCCGATGGCCAGTGCGCAGGTGAAGTCCTGCCTGCTGCTGGCGGGTCTGTACGCTGAAGGCAAAACCACCGTGACCGAGCCGGCGCCGACCCGTGACCACACCGAGCGCATGCTGCGTGGTTTCGGCTACCCGGTGAGCGTCGATGGCGCCACGGCATCGGTCGAGTCCGGTGGCAAGCTGACCGCGACTCACATCGAAGTGCCGGGCGATATCTCGTCGTCGGCGTTCTTCCTCGTGGCGGCGTCGATTGCCGAAGGTTCCGAGCTGGTGCTGGAGCATGTCGGCATCAACCCGACCCGTACCGGCGTCATCGACATCCTGCGCCTGATGGGTGCGGATATCACCCTGGAGAACCAGCGTGAAGTCGGTGGTGAGCCAGTGGCTGATTTGCGCGTGCGGGCAGCTAAACTCAAGGGTATCGAGATTCCGGAAGCGCTGGTGCCACTGGCCATCGACGAATTCCCGGTGCTGTTCGTGGCAGCCGCCTGTGCCGAAGGGCGCACCGTGCTGACCGGCGCCGAAGAGTTGCGCGTCAAGGAATCGGATCGCATTCAGGTCATGGCGGACGGCTTGCTGGCGCTGGGCGTCAAATGCCAGCCGACCCCGGACGGCATCATCATCGATGGCGGCCAGATTGGTGGCGGCGAAGTGCATGGTCACGGTGATCACCGTATCGCCATGGCTTTCAGCGTGGCGTCGCTGCGCGCCACGGCACCGATCCGCATCCATGATTGCGCCAACGTCGCGACGTCGTTCCCGAACTTCCTCGCGTTGTGCGCGCAGGTGGGTATTCGTGTTGCTCAAGAGGCTCAGTCGTGA